From Daucus carota subsp. sativus chromosome 6, DH1 v3.0, whole genome shotgun sequence, the proteins below share one genomic window:
- the LOC108192955 gene encoding uncharacterized protein LOC108192955 translates to MGTREVYEERLRRGNLEHDPTINPGLGNPRCPRCLSLVNPHSENEEWTITPVLHDATAVAGCGIGGMLSAIHGFNTGIPFVQKHVKGPKWLPFIIGVPPLLICSAASAVFGGYALPKFTQLTVTSYYAASSASHYGISLLTRRIEEANTSHSPPKRIK, encoded by the exons ATGGGAACTCGAGAAGTGTACGAGGAGAGACTGAGAAGAGGAAATCTAGAGCATGATCCCACCATCAATCCTGGTCTTGGCAACCCCCGTTGCCCCCGTTGTCTCTCTCTCGTGAATCCTCATTCA GAAAACGAGGAGTGGACTATCACCCCAGTTCTACATGATGCCACTGCTGTG GCTGGCTGTGGAATTGGTGGAATGCTTAGTGCAATTCATGGTTTCAACACAG GAATTCCATTTGTTCAGAAACATGTCAAGGGACCAAAGTGGCTTCCTTTTATTATAGGG GTTCCTCCACTTCTGATTTGCTCTGCTGCTAGTGCTGTCTTTGGAG GCTATGCCCTTCCCAAATTCACGCAACTCACTGTGACATCATATTATGCTGCATCAAGTGCATCACATTATGGCATCTCGTTGTTAACTAGACGCATTGAAGAGGCCAACACATCCCATTCACCGCCAAAAAGGATTAAATAA
- the LOC108192954 gene encoding dirigent protein 21-like, with translation MAKLFNFIIILACSLLLITANCKKFSRKPKNHPKYNFRRQKLSHLHFYFHDRVTGKDPTAFEVASASVTKKSATYFGSVAVMDDPLTVGPNPRSKEVGRAQGIYSAASRNEIGLLMVMNYVFTQGKFNGSTISVLGRNAVLSAIREMPIVGGSGVFRFAHGYAQAKTHTFDLKTGDAVVEYNVYVFHY, from the coding sequence ATGGCCAAGTTGTTCAATTTCATCATCATTCTCGCTTGTTCCCTTCTACTAATCACTGCAAACTGCAAGAAGTTTTCAAGAAAGCCAAAGAATCACCCAAAATATAATTTCAGAAGACAAAAGCTTAGCCACCTTCACTTCTACTTTCATGACAGAGTAACAGGCAAAGATCCCACTGCTTTCGAAGTGGCTTCCGCCTCTGTGACAAAGAAATCAGCAACTTACTTTGGTTCAGTCGCGGTGATGGATGATCCTCTGACGGTTGGACCCAACCCAAGGTCGAAAGAAGTTGGAAGAGCACAAGGAATCTACTCAGCTGCCTCTAGAAATGAAATAGGTCTTCTGATGGTTATGAACTATGTATTTACACAAGGCAAGTTCAATGGAAGTACTATTAGTGTACTAGGCCGAAACGCTGTGCTTTCAGCCATTAGGGAAATGCCGATTGTTGGAGGGAGTGGAGTATTCCGCTTTGCTCATGGCTATGCTCAAGCCAAAACTCACACTTTTGATTTGAAAACTGGAGATGCTGTTGTTGAATACAATGTTTATGTGTTCCACTACTAA
- the LOC108226377 gene encoding uncharacterized protein LOC108226377, which translates to MVPVADLSPFPALWKAVKKNDQVSDKKVTRVCSDSDKKVLGVCSFEVASLMSRMIQLWNFLNKNVEKSQDFIDSVGIENLLKDNNGISDLVYGEVIYIFCEVARIIVRLAKRCSDARLKNLEHEIEGQLLKMKNSWIILLPCKKMDETIKEMGNLVTDNQNLYALMQELVKLEEKLEGKNSVQRLFQLETKIEETQVKVSHLKRSLWNAYYDDIVLLLSKCLFTIFVRIESLFNVVHVPGDDENMNLVRGQTTEKLPINRLAKLWSSARGNRKTSPLENLARCMVDHSVTRESNGPGNKTLSIFKTRMQSPSSGTLGDAELEKRYANAILEIDTLVMLPILISDAKLRELKKMLPRKISFVVKERLKLVQNETSLSVSIDMISEILNWLTPLAHNTITRWMSEQKYAHQNINTCGEKLLLQVETLCFADKEKADAVVSELLIGLTHINLAQKQLSDYSSEIVHVINDPMNSSSCLRS; encoded by the coding sequence ATGGTACCAGTGGCAGATTTATCGCCGTTTCCAGCTTTGTGGAAAGCTGTGAAGAAGAATGATCAAGTTTCCGATAAGAAAGTTACTAGAGTATGTTCAGATTCTGATAAGAAAGTGCTTGGAGTGTGTTCATTTGAAGTAGCAAGTTTGATGTCTAGGATGATTCAACTCTggaattttctgaataaaaatgtCGAAAAATCTCAGGATTTCATAGACTCAGTGGGCATAGAAAATCTGTTGAAGGACAACAATGGCATATCAGACTTGGTATATGGTGAGGTCATTTATATTTTCTGCGAAGTGGCTCGGATTATAGTCAGGCTTGCAAAGAGATGCAGTGATGCGCGGTTGAAAAATTTGGAGCATGAAATTGAAGGCCAGCTGCTGAAAATGAAGAATAGCTGGATAATACTATTGCCGTGTAAGAAGATGGATGAAACTATCAAGGAAATGGGAAATCTTGTCACtgataatcaaaatttgtacGCGCTAATGCAAGAACTCGTGAAGCTTGAAGAAAAATTAGAGGGGAAAAATAGCGTCCAGCGCCTTTTTCAGTTAGAAACAAAGATTGAGGAGACGCAGGTTAAGGTAAGTCATTTAAAGAGATCTTTGTGGAATGCGTATTATGATGACATTGTTCTTCTTTTGAGCAAGTGTTTGTTCACTATATTCGTTCGAATTGAGTCACTTTTCAATGTTGTTCATGTGCCCGGTGATGATGAAAACATGAATTTAGTCAGAGGCCAGACTACTGAGAAATTGCCAATAAACAGACTCGCCAAATTATGGTCATCTGCTAGAGGGAATAGAAAGACTAGCCCTCTTGAAAATCTTGCCCGATGCATGGTTGATCATTCTGTCACTCGGGAAAGCAATGGGCCAGGGAACAAAACTTTATCAATATTCAAAACCAGAATGCAAAGTCCTTCCTCTGGTACTCTTGGCGATGCTGAACTAGAAAAAAGATATGCAAATGCTATACTAGAAATTGACACACTCGTGATGTTGCCTATTTTGATAAGTGATGCTAAACTACGTGAATTGAAGAAAATGCTGCCAAGAAAAATAAGTTTCGTAGTCAAGGAAAGACTGAAACTGGTCCAAAATGAAACCAGTCTTTCAGTTTCAATAGACATGATTTCAGAGATACTAAATTGGCTGACTCCGCTTGCTCATAACACGATAACTAGATGGATGTCTGAGCAAAAATATGCTCATCAGAACATAAATACTTGTGGAGAGAAATTGTTGCTGCAAGTAGAAACACTTTGTTTTGCAGATAAGGAAAAAGCTGATGCAGTGGTTAGTGAGCTTCTTATTGGTTTAACACATATAAATTTAGCTCAGAAACAGCTCAGTGATTATAGTTCAGAAATAGTGCATGTAATAAATGATCCGATGAACAGTAGTTCATGTTTAAGAAGCTGA
- the LOC108225031 gene encoding large ribosomal subunit protein eL21z/eL21y gives MPAGHGLRSRTRDSFSRAFRKKGTIHLSTYLRTYHIGDYVDIKVNGAIHKGMPHKFYHGRTGQVWNVTKRAIGVEINKQVGNRIIRKRIHVRIEHVMPSRCTEEVKLRKKKNDQLKAEAKARGEVISTKRQPQGPKPGFMVEGATLETVTPIPYDVVNDLKGGY, from the exons ATGCCGGCTGGCCATGGATTGCGATCGCGAACGCGAGATTCATTCTCGCGAGCGTTCAGAAAGAAAGGTACGATTCATCTCTCAACGTATCTGAGGACCTATCATATCGGAGATTATGTCGATATCAAAGTTAACGGCGCGATTCACAAAGGTATGCCTCATAAGTTCTACCACGGCCGTACCGGTCAGGTCTGGAACGTCACTAAACGCGCTATCGGCGTTGAAATCAACAAGCAG GTAGGTAATAGGATCATCAGGAAGAGGATCCATGTGCGAATTGAGCATGTCATGCCTTCACGCTGCACAGAAGAAGTGAAACTTCGGAAAAAGAAGAATGATCAGTTGAAGGCCGAGGCCAAGGCCAGAGGTGAAGTCATCAGTACCAAGAGGCAGCCTCAGGGGCCAAAACCTGGTTTCATGGTAGAAGGGGCAACATTGGAGACTGTTACACCTATTCCTTATGATGTGGTTAATGATCTTAAAGGAGGGTATTAA
- the LOC108227916 gene encoding carbon catabolite repressor protein 4 homolog 1, translating into MLTVLRVHLPSDIPIVGCELTPYVLLRRPDKSATTDDINESSPLDGHFLRYKWYRIQSDKKVAICSVHPSEQATLQCLGCVKAKIPVAKSYHCSPKCFSDAWQHHRVLHERAASALNENGNEEEEIFGRGLASSQSNSNLTSGAAPLYPAAVAQRSGGETWFEVGRAKTYTPTADDIGNVLKFECVVVDAETKAPVGHVNTILTSRVIPAPSPSPRRLISVSGVDVTGHLDLDGRTASVGNFTVLSYNILSDIYATNEVYNYCPTWALSWPYRRQNLLREIVGYRADIVCLQEVQSDHFEEFFSPELDKHGYQALFKKKTAEVFTGNVNAIDGCATFFRRDRFAHVKKYEVEFNKAAQSLTDAVVPTAQRKTALNRLVKDNVALIVVLEAKFGNQGIDNPGKRQLVCVANTHVNIHQDLKDVKIWQVHTLLKGLEKIAASADIPMLVCGDFNSVPGSAPHALLALGKVDPMHPELAVDPLNILRPATKLTHQLPLVSAYSSFARIGAGLGFEQQRRRMDPNTNEPLFTNCTRDFIGTLDYIFYSADSLTVESLLELLDEDSLRKDTALPSPEWSSDHIALLAEFRCKPRTRR; encoded by the exons ATGTTGACTGTGCTTAGAGTGCACCTTCCGTCCGACATTCCGATCGTAGGTTGTGAGCTTACTCCCTACGTGCTTTTGCGTCGTCCCGATAAGTCTGCTACTACTGATGATATTAACGAGTCTTCGCCTCTTGACGGTCATTTCTTGAGATATAAGTG GTATCGCATACAAAGTGACAAGAAAGTTGCTATTTGTAGTGTACACCCATCTGAGCAAGCCACATTGCAGTGCTTAGGATGTGTGAAGGCCAAAATTCCAGTTGCCAAAAGCTATCATTGCTCTCCCAAGTGTTTTTCTGATGCATGGCAACACCATCGTGTACTGCATGAGCGTGCTGCTAGTGCTTTAAATGAAAATGGAAATGAGGAGGAAGAAATATTTGGCCGCGGACTAGCTAGTTCACAATCTAATTCTAATCTGACCAGTGGTGCAGCACCATTATATCCTGCTGCTGTTGCACAAAGAAGTGGTGGTGAAACTTGGTTCGAAGTTGGCCGTGCAAAAACTTATACTCCTACTGCTGATGACATAGGCAATGTCCTTAAGTTTGAATGTGTTGTGGTAGACGCTGAAACAAAAGCACCTGTGGGACATGTCAATACAATATTAACTTCTCGTGTCATCCCAGCTCCATCGCCTAGTCCACGTCGCTTAATTTCCGTCAGTGGAGTTGATGTGACGGGGCATCTTGATTTAGATGGTCGTACAGCATCTGTGGGAAATTTCACCGTGCTGTCTTACAACATCCTATCTGACATTTATGCTACAAACGAAGTTTACAATTACTGCCCCACCTGGGCTCTGTCTTGGCCTTACCGCAGGCAGAATTTATTGCGAGAAATAGTCGGATATCGTGCAGATATTGTCTGTCTTCAAGAG GTGCAAAGCGACCATTTTGAGGAATTTTTTTCCCCTGAGCTGGATAAACATGGGTATCAAGCTCTCTTTAAAAAGAAAACTGCTGAG GTGTTCACAGGTAATGTCAATGCCATCGATGGCTGTGCTACTTTTTTCCGTAGAGATCGTTTTGCACATGTCAAAAAATATGAG GTTGAGTTTAATAAAGCTGCACAATCTTTAACTGATGCGGTGGTTCCAACTGCTCAAAGGAAAACTGCCTTAAATCGATTGGTTAAG GATAATGTCGCACTGATTGTGGTTCTAGAAGCAAAGTTTGGAAATCAGGGGATTGATAATCCTGGAAAGCGGCAACTTGTATGTGTG GCCAACACACATGTGAATATTCACCAAGACTTGAAGGATGTCAAGATTTGGCAG GTCCACACTCTCCTGAAAGGACTGGAAAAGATAGCTGCTAGTGCTGACATCCCCATGTTGGTGTGTGGGGATTTTAATTCAGTACCCGGAAG TGCTCCTCATGCACTTCTTGCATTGGGTAAAGTTGATCCTATGCATCCAGAGTTGGCAGTAGATCCTCTGAATATCCTGCGCCCTGCCACCAAGCTGACACATCAGTTGCCATTG GTTAGTGCATATTCTTCCTTTGCGAGAATTGGGGCAGGTCTTGGTTTTGAGCAACAGAGGAGGAGAATGGATCCTAATACGAATGAACCTTTATTTACAAACTGCACCAGGGATTTTATTGGTACCcttgattacatattttacTCGG CGGACTCTTTAACCGTGGAATCTTTATTAGAGCTTCTGGATGAGGATAGCTTGAGAAAAGACACAGCACTTCCTTCTCCAGAGTGGTCCTCAGATCACATAGCACTTCTAGCTGAATTCCGCTGCAAGCCTCGGACTAGACGATGA
- the LOC108225071 gene encoding F-box protein At3g58530, which yields MASEMIESNTVIEEEEEWRRDTILPEVMKIVCSRSMLPHKDLISLLLVSPSLRRSLNSYSSLWPVIDLREYSNAGDRLLAALSLARYQNVNQISLEFAQGVEDKHMELLKKKFNSSVQNLEHLNLNGCQKITDKGVEAITDACPKLKSFSIYWNVRVSDLSMTYLVKNCKNIVDLNLSGCKNISDKSLELIASNYQLLESLNLTRCVKLTDGGLQQILCKCCALRTLNLYADSSFTDVAYKKFSLLVGLRFLDLCGAQNLSDEGLSCVAKCKNLVSLNLTWCVRLTDAGVISVAQGCTSLEFLSLFGIVGVTDKCLEALSTSCSNTITTLDVNGCVGIKRRSREELLQLFPRLICFKVHS from the exons ATGGCGTCGGAGATGATTGAAAGCAACACAGTAATAGAGGAAGAGGAGGAATGGAGGAGAGACACAATATTACCGGAAGTAATGAAGATCGTGTGTTCCAGATCCATGCTTCCTCATAAAGACCTAATCTCTTTATTACTTGTTTCTCCCTCACTTCGCCGTTCTCTCAACTCCTATTCCTCTCTCTGGCCT GTAATTGATCTTCGCGAGTACAGTAATGCTGGAGATCGTCTTCTAGCTGCTCTTTCACTG GCTAGATATCAAAATGTTAATCAAATAAGCCTTGAATTTGCACAAGGTGTTGAAGATAAACATATGGAGCTCCTTAAGAAAAAG TTCAACAGTTCTGTACAAAATTTGGAGCATTTGAATTTAAATGGCTGCCAGAAAATCACTGATAAGGGAGTTGAAGCAataaccgatgcttgtcctaaATTGAAAAGTTTCTCCATCTATTGGAATGTAag GGTCTCTGATCTTAGTATGACCTATTTGGTGAAGAACTGCAAGAACATAGTTGATTTGAACTTGAGTGGCTGCAAG AATATCTCAGATAAAAGTTTGGAGTTGATTGCCAGCAATTATCAGCTTTTGGAGTCCTTAAATCTTACTAG GTGCGTCAAGCTAACAGATGGGGGTTTGCAACAGATATTATGCAAATGTTGTGCTCTGCGGACTCTAAATCTTTATGCCGATTCAAG ctttaCAGATGTAGCTTACAAGAAGTTCAGTCTTTTGGTTGGTCTCAGATTCTTGGATCTCTGTGGTGCCCAG AATCTCTCCGATGAAGGACTCTCTTGTGTAGCTAAATGCAAGAATCTAGTGTCTCTCAACTTGACATG GTGTGTGCGTCTGACTGATGCGGGGGTTATTTCTGTTGCACAAGGATGTACCTCTCTTGAATTTCTCAG CTTGTTTGGAATTGTTGGAGTCACTGATAAGTGCCTGGAGGCCCTATCAACGTCCTGCTCAAACACAATCACGACCCTCGATGTGAATGGCTGTGTTGGCATCAAG AGACGGAGCCGCGAGGAACTGCTACAATTGTTCCCGCGTCTAATATGCTTCAAAGTACACAGCTAA
- the LOC108226697 gene encoding probable protein kinase At2g41970, whose protein sequence is MFCCGDAEEESGGPPSNQYTAPPRGGPPRGGTGGSNRGEPRGSGMVRGGGANKVLPIETPALSLDELNKITGNFGTKSLIGEGSYGRVFYAKLNNGTSAAIKKLDTGSSQETDSDFTAQLSMVSRLKNDHFTELIGYCLENNNKIVAYQYATMGSLHDVLHGRKGVQGAEPGPVLSWSQRVKIAYGAARGLEFLHEKVQPPIVHRDVRSSNVLLFDDFVAKIADFSLTSQSSDTAARLHSTRVLGTFGYHAPEYAMTGQITQKSDVYSFGVVLLELLTGRKPVDHTMPKGQQSLVTWATPRLSEDKVRQCVDPKLENDFPPKAIAKMGAVAALCVQYEADFRPNMTIVVKALQPLLNSKPAGQESNA, encoded by the exons ATGTTCTGCTGTGGAGATGCAGAAGAGGAGAGCGGTGGTCCACCTTCTAATCAATATACCGCGCCTCCTAGAGGAGGACCTCCTAGAGGGGGGACAGGAG GCAGTAATAGAGGAGAACCAAGAGGTTCTGGGATGGTAAGAGGTGGAGGTGCAAACAAAGTTTTACCTATTGAAACACCAGCTTTGTCGCTAGATGAGTTGAATAAGATAACTGGTAACTTTGGCACAAAATCTTTGATCGGAGAAGGTTCCTATGGACGTGTTTTCTATGCAAAGTTGAACAATGGAACAAGTGCTGCAATTAAGAAGCTTGATACTGGTTCTTCCCAAGAGACAGACTCTGATTTTACAGCGCAG CTTTCCATGGTATCGAGACTCAAGAATGATCATTTCACAGAGTTGATTGGTTATTGCTTAGAGAACAATAATAAAATTGTGGCATATCAGTATGCCACTATGGGATCCCTACATGATGTATTACATG GGAGGAAGGGTGTACAAGGAGCTGAACCGGGTCCTGTTCTTAGTTGGAGCCAAAGAGTTAAAATTGCTTATGGTGCAGCGAGAGGCCTTGAGTTTCTACATGAAAAGGTTCAGCCTCCAATTGTACATCGTGATGTCAGATCCAGCAACGTCCTtctgtttgatgattttgtagCTAAGATTGCCGATTTCAGTTTAACAAGTCAGTCATCTGACACAGCTGCTCGACTGCATTCAACTAGAGTCTTGGGAACATTCGGCTATCATGCTCCAGA GTATGCCATGACAGGGCAGATAACCCAGAAAAGTGATGTTTACAGTTTCGGGGTGGTTCTTCTCGAGCTTTTAACAGGAAGGAAGCCAGTTGATCACACAATGCCCAAGGGACAGCAGAGTCTTGTTACTTGG GCAACTCCGAGACTGAGTGAAGATAAAGTAAGGCAGTGTGTGGATCCCAAGCTGGAAAACGATTTTCCACCAAAGGCAATTGCTAAG ATGGGAGCAGTTGCAGCACTTTGTGTTCAATATGAAGCTGATTTTCGACCAAACATGACAATTGTTGTTAAGGCTCTACAACCACTTCTGAACTCGAAACCAGCAGGCCAAGAGTCTAATGCATAG
- the LOC108224800 gene encoding E3 ubiquitin-protein ligase SINAT2 yields the protein MAPGGGVCKEVVDSHNKYVKYDVVTAKAEKSNTPAKTGIGLGDKHGMPSTNGVHELLECAVCTSLMYPPIYQCPNGHTLCSDCKIRVHNCCPTCRLELGNIRCLALEKVAESLELPCRYRSLGCDDIFPYYSKLKHEQHCRFRPYSCPYAGSECSISSDIPTLVTHLKDDHNVDMHDGCTFNHRYVKANPHEVENATWMLTVFNCYGRQFCLHFEAFQLGMAPVYISFLRFMGEDSEAKKFSYSLEVGGYGRKLTWQGVPRSIRDSHRKVRDSLDGLIIPRNLALFFSGGDREELKLRVTGRIWKEQ from the exons ATGGCTCCAGGTGGTGGTGTTTGCAAAGAAGTTGTTGACTCCCACAACAAGTATGTGAAGTATGATGTTGTAACAGCAAAGGCAGAGAAAAGTAATACTCCTGCGAAGACTGGCATTGGATTGGGTGATAAGCATGGAATGCCTTCAACCAATGGCGTGCACGAGCTGCTTGAATGTGCTGTCTGTACGAGTTTAATGTATCCTCCCATATATCAG TGCCCAAATGGCCACACACTATGCTCAGACTGCAAAATCAGAGTGCACAATTGTTGTCCAACTTGCCGCCTTGAACTTGGAAATATTAGGTGTTTGGCTTTGGAGAAAGTAGCTGAATCATTGGAGCTCCCCTGCAGATACCGAAGTCTTGGTTGTGATGATATTTTTCCGTACTACAGCAAACTCAAGCATGAACAACACTGTCGATTTCGTCCTTACAGTTGTCCTTATGCTGGATCTGAGTGCTCTATCTCCAGTGACATTCCGACCCTTGTTACCCATCTCAAAGATGATCACAATGTTGACATGCATGATGGATGTACATTCAATCATCGCTATGTTAAAGCAAATCCTCACGAAGTGGAAAATGCTACCTGGATGCTAACT GTCTTCAATTGCTATGGAAGACAGTTTTGCTTGCATTTTGAAGCTTTCCAGCTAGGTATGGCACCTGTTTACATATCTTTCTTGAGATTTATGGGAGAAGATAGCGAGGCCAAAAAGTTTAGCTATTCTCTGGAAGTTGGTGGGTATGGGCGGAAGTTAACATGGCAAGGGGTTCCGAGGAGTATTCGTGACAGTCATCGAAAAGTTCGTGACAGCCTTGATGGTCTCATCATTCCGAGAAATTTAGCACTCTTTTTTTCTGGTGGGGACAGGGAAGAGCTTAAGTTAAGGGTCACCGGGCGCATATGGAAAGAGCAGTAA